The nucleotide window CAGACCGCAAAAATCGGCCTTTTCGGCCATGGATACACCTATGGTGGCCATCCGGTGTGTGCTGCGGTGGCCAACGAAGTCTTTGCGATCTATCGCGAACGCGACGTTATCGACCACGCGAAGAAGGTCGGCGATTATTTCCAGGCCAAGCTCCACGATCGGGCGGAGCACCCGCTCGTTGGCGAGGCGCGCGGTCTGGGTTTGATGGGCGCGCTGGAAGTCGTCGCCGACAAGAAAACCCGCATGCCGTTCGCTGCCGACCGCAAGGTAGCAGCGTCTGTAGCTGCGTTCGCCGCAGAAGCAGGGCTCAATGTACGTCCCTTGGGCGATGCGATCTGCATTGCACCGCCCGTGATCATCACCGAAGCTGAAATCGATCTGCTCTTCGAGCGGCTCGACGTCGCGCTCGACAAAGCGCTTAAAGCGCTGTAACGCCGGCCCCGTGCGATGCGTTCAATCGGGGATCCGGTCAAAACAATGAAGTCAGAAACAGGAGGAGTCGTGAAATACGAAGGCATCGGGTCCGCATTTTGTTTGACAGGGCTGGCTCTCGCCCTGGTCGGACTCACGGCTGTGCAGCCGGCGTGGTCGGCCGACACGGTTACGTTTGCAGGCTACGGCGGTGACTATCAGAAGAATATCGTGAAGGCGTTAATCAAGCCCGCCGCCGATAAGGAAGGAATCGATTTACGCACGGAGAGTCATGATGGTCTGGCTACCGTTCGCGTGCAGGTCTCGTCAGGGCGCCCTGCGTGGGACATCGTGCAACTAGGAGCGGAGGAATGCGCGACCGGTTCGAGCCAAGGCCTGTTTGAAAAGCTCGACTACAAGCTCATCAACCTGGACGGCATTCCGCCGCAAGCCCACGCAGACGACTGGATTGCGAGCAACTACTATTCTGTCGTGCTCGCGTATCGCACCGACAAATACAAGAACAATCCGCCGAAAACGTGGGCAGACTTCTGGGACGTCAAAAAATTTCCCGGCAAACGCGCGCTGGCCCTGCAGCCGCAGGAAACGATGGAGGTCGCTTTGCTCGGCGACGGGGTAAGCCCCGACAAGCTGTATCCGCTCGATCAGAAGCGTGCCCTAGAGGCGCTCGCGCGGCTTAAGCCAAACATCGCGGCATGGTGGACCACGGGGGCCCAATCGGCGCAACTGATTCGCGACGGGGAGGTGGATATGGAAGCGATCTGGGGCAGCCGTATTGCGCCGGTGATGCAGTCGGGTGCGCCCGTCAATTTCACGTTCAATCAGGGTCTGCTCGCGTATGCGTGTCTCGCTATTCCGAAGGGAGCCAAACATGCGGCCGAAGCGCGCAAGGTGATCGCGGATGTGGTGACGCCGGCGATTCAGGCGAACATCCCTGAGGTGATGTCGTTCTACGGCCCCGTCAACGCCAAGGCGTTCGACGTGCGCAAGTTCTCTCCGGACGTACTTTCAAAGGCCAACTCTTCGCCGCAGAACCGCGCGGCGCAGGTGCCGATGGACGGTGCGTACTGGGGCAAGGACCAGAATCTGCAAAAAGGCAACGAGTCTCTGCGTTCCCTGATCAGTCAATAGCGTTCGGCAGAACCCGCGCGTCTCGTGAGACCAGTCGAGGGCGCGGGGCGTGATCCGCATCAAGAGAGGTGGGAAATGGCATCGCAAGTGTTCATCCGCAACGTCTGGAAGAGCTACGACAACTTTACGGCGCTACAGGACGTTTCGCTCGATATTAATGCCGGAGAATTCGTCACGCTTCTCGGGCCGTCGGGCTCGGGCAAGACTACGCTGCTTATGGTGTTGGCAGGCTTCGTTCGGGCAAGTTCCGGCAGCGTGAAGGTAAGTGGGGCGGAACTGCTGCTCAAGCCACCTCACAAGCGCGGAATCGGCATGGTGTTCCAGAACTACGCGTTGTTTCCGCATATGACCGTCGCGCAGAACGTCGCCTATCCGTTGCGGCTGCGGAAGATGAACAAGCTCGACGCAGCCGAGAAGGTCCGACATGCGTTGTCGGTCGTACGTCTTGATGATCTCGGCGACCGCAACATCGCACATCTGTCAGGGGGGCAGCGTCAACGGGTCGCGTTGGCACGCGCAATCGTGTTCGAGCCGGACATCATGCTGATGGACGAACCTCTGTCAGCACTCGACAAGCAGCTTCGTGAGCACATGCAGATAGAGATTCGGCGGCTGCATGATCAACTGGGCATGACGACTATATATGTGACGCACGATCAGACTGAGGCGCTGACGATGTCGGACCGTATCGCAATCATCAACAAAGGTCGACTGGAGCAGTTCGATACGCCAGACGCGATCTACGAGCGGCCCGCTAGCAAGTTCGTGGCAGACTTCATCGGCGAGACGGCGTTCGTTCCGCTCGACGAAGCTCGCGGCGAGTTTACTGTGTTCGGTAATCGCTTTCGCACGCTCGCCCCAGTGCCCGACGGTGCTGGTCGTGCTTGGCTCGCGCTCCGCCCTGATCGCGCGATTCTGCTCGACTCCCCCGTTGACACGCTGAACTGTTTGCCCGGAGTGGTACGGCAGCGCATCTATCAGGGCAATTCAAATCTGTTCTACGTGGATTTGCCTGAGGGGCACGAGATCATGATCCGGCGCGGAACCGGTGGAGCCGAAGGGCAGGGGCGCCGCCTCGAGCCAGGTGACCGGATCACCGTCGGCGTGCGTGCAGAAGATTGCGTGGTGGTACGGGACTGATGATGAGAGACGCAACCGTAGATGCGCGCGACGTGCGCACGGGCGGCTACGAAGCCGAGAACAAGTCGGCACTCGCGCGACGTCGACTGTTCGAACAACTGCAATTGGCTGGCTTGATGGTGCCGGCGTTGCTGCTGGTGCTGGTAGTTCTGGTGGCTCCGATTGCATGGCTCGGGTGGCAGTCCCTGTTCGATATGTCGGGTGTTCTTACGATCTCGAACTACACACGACTGATCACGCCGGTCTATCGCAACGCTTTCATTACAACTTTTGAGCTTTCGGCGATTGTTACCGCTTGTGCACTAGTACTTGGTTATCCACTTGCATACATGCTGGCGCAGTTGCCATCGCGGGTCGCGTCCGCTTGCTTGGTGTTCGTGGTGCTGCCGTTCTGGACTTCCACGTTGGTGCGCACGTACGCGTGGATGGTGTTGCTGCAGCGCACGGGACTCGTCAACTCCTGGTTGATCAGCGCGGGCATCATTGATCATCCTTTGCAACTGGTCAATAACTTCACTGGCACTGTCATCGGCATGACGCACGTCATGCTGCCGTGCCTCGTGCTACCGCTCTATAGCGCGATGAAAGCGATCGACCCGGTCTACATGCGGGCGGCGGCCAATTGCGGCGCAACCCCGAGACAGGCTTTCTGGCAGGCGTACTTCCCAATGACGTTGCCCGGCCTGTCCGCGGGCGTCGTGCTGGTCTTCGTGTTGTGTCTGGGTTTCTACGTTACACCAGCGCTGCTTGGAGGCGGCCGGGTCAACATGCTGTCCATGCAGATACAGACGGATGTCGCGGTATCAGGGAATCCCGGGGCCGCGAGCGCGCTCGGCATCGTGCTTGTGGTTCTAACGATGATCACACTCGCCGCGATCGGCAGACTGTTCGGTCTCGAAAAAATGTACGGAGGTAAATGATGCTCGGCTACGCAACCGATACCCAGATTACCCATGAGCAGCGCCTTTGGCTCTATGTCTTCTGCGCGCTGGTGATGATGTTTCTCGTCGTGCCGTGCGCGATTGTCGTGCCGATGTCGTTTTCCAATGCAAGCTATCTGGAATTTCCGCCTCGTATATGGGGGACGCGCTGGTATCACGCGTATTTCTCATCGGACGAATGGCGGGCGGCAACCGGTGTGTCATTCCGTGTCGCGGCATCGAGCACGCTGGTCGCAACTGTAACCGGCACGACAGCCGCGTATGCGCTGCGTGCAATCGAGAGTCGGTGGACGCGCTGGCTGCGCGCGGTCCTCATGCTTCCGATGATGGTGCCGCTAATTCTGATCGCGATCGGTACGTTCTTTGTCTACGTCCGCGTTGATCTTAATAATACGATCACCGGGCTGGTGATCGCGCATACGATGCTGGCGCTGCCATTTGTGATCATCTCGGTGAATGGCGGCCTCGAAACATACGACGCAAATCAGGAACTGGTTGCTCGCAGCCTTGGCGCGTCCCGGCTGAAGGCCTTTTCTACCGTAACGCTTCCGCAAATCAAGCTGTCGGTGTATGCAGGGATCTTCTTTGCGTTCATGACGTCTTTCGACGAGGTGGTAGTCGCGCTTTTCGTCTCCGGCGGCGATAACGCGACGCTCACCCGCCTTATGTTCGAAGATATCCGGGACCAGCTTGATCCGACCATCACGGCGATTTCGACATTGTTGATCTCAATCTCGGTGATATCGCTACTCGCACTTCAGTGGATCGGGGGGAGCAAGAAGGCGCGGCTGCCCAAATCGGCCTAAGCGGCACAAAACGGGGGCGATGCTGCACTACCTTCTGTTCTGATAATATAAGTGACTTTGTCATTTAAAAATTGCCTCGGGGAGTATTGAGGCCGCGTCTGGAGGAGAGCATGGGAACTACCGTACGAAAAGGCAAAGGTCAGGCCGCAGATAGCGCCGCTGAGACTCGCGATCTGCGTGACCTCGTTTCGTTTCAGCTGCGTCAGTTGACCAACATCTACACGAAGGGTTCATCCAGCGCATATGAGCGCAGGTTCGACCTGACAATGAACGAGTGGCGCTGCATCGCGCTGTTGCATGGAAATCGCGGCATGTCGATGAACCGATTGGCGGGGCAGGCCCAGTTCGATCGTGGGTTAACTAGTCGCACGGTGCGCGGCCTCGAAGAAAAGGGATTGGTGGCGCGGGAGGCCGATGAGAACGACGGGCGCGGCGTTGTGATCACCCTGACCGGCAAGGGCCAG belongs to Burkholderia sp. GAS332 and includes:
- a CDS encoding putative spermidine/putrescine transport system permease protein/spermidine/putrescine transport system permease protein — encoded protein: MMRDATVDARDVRTGGYEAENKSALARRRLFEQLQLAGLMVPALLLVLVVLVAPIAWLGWQSLFDMSGVLTISNYTRLITPVYRNAFITTFELSAIVTACALVLGYPLAYMLAQLPSRVASACLVFVVLPFWTSTLVRTYAWMVLLQRTGLVNSWLISAGIIDHPLQLVNNFTGTVIGMTHVMLPCLVLPLYSAMKAIDPVYMRAAANCGATPRQAFWQAYFPMTLPGLSAGVVLVFVLCLGFYVTPALLGGGRVNMLSMQIQTDVAVSGNPGAASALGIVLVVLTMITLAAIGRLFGLEKMYGGK
- a CDS encoding putative spermidine/putrescine transport system permease protein; translated protein: MLGYATDTQITHEQRLWLYVFCALVMMFLVVPCAIVVPMSFSNASYLEFPPRIWGTRWYHAYFSSDEWRAATGVSFRVAASSTLVATVTGTTAAYALRAIESRWTRWLRAVLMLPMMVPLILIAIGTFFVYVRVDLNNTITGLVIAHTMLALPFVIISVNGGLETYDANQELVARSLGASRLKAFSTVTLPQIKLSVYAGIFFAFMTSFDEVVVALFVSGGDNATLTRLMFEDIRDQLDPTITAISTLLISISVISLLALQWIGGSKKARLPKSA
- a CDS encoding DNA-binding transcriptional regulator, MarR family, whose product is MGTTVRKGKGQAADSAAETRDLRDLVSFQLRQLTNIYTKGSSSAYERRFDLTMNEWRCIALLHGNRGMSMNRLAGQAQFDRGLTSRTVRGLEEKGLVAREADENDGRGVVITLTGKGQTLVAQIFPIAAERNSQLLSCLTKAERELLPTILEKLTHQARAMLDQEREAAALRGETNLDRIDEGDSLHA
- a CDS encoding putative spermidine/putrescine transport system ATP-binding protein, which produces MASQVFIRNVWKSYDNFTALQDVSLDINAGEFVTLLGPSGSGKTTLLMVLAGFVRASSGSVKVSGAELLLKPPHKRGIGMVFQNYALFPHMTVAQNVAYPLRLRKMNKLDAAEKVRHALSVVRLDDLGDRNIAHLSGGQRQRVALARAIVFEPDIMLMDEPLSALDKQLREHMQIEIRRLHDQLGMTTIYVTHDQTEALTMSDRIAIINKGRLEQFDTPDAIYERPASKFVADFIGETAFVPLDEARGEFTVFGNRFRTLAPVPDGAGRAWLALRPDRAILLDSPVDTLNCLPGVVRQRIYQGNSNLFYVDLPEGHEIMIRRGTGGAEGQGRRLEPGDRITVGVRAEDCVVVRD
- a CDS encoding putative spermidine/putrescine transport system substrate-binding protein; the encoded protein is MKYEGIGSAFCLTGLALALVGLTAVQPAWSADTVTFAGYGGDYQKNIVKALIKPAADKEGIDLRTESHDGLATVRVQVSSGRPAWDIVQLGAEECATGSSQGLFEKLDYKLINLDGIPPQAHADDWIASNYYSVVLAYRTDKYKNNPPKTWADFWDVKKFPGKRALALQPQETMEVALLGDGVSPDKLYPLDQKRALEALARLKPNIAAWWTTGAQSAQLIRDGEVDMEAIWGSRIAPVMQSGAPVNFTFNQGLLAYACLAIPKGAKHAAEARKVIADVVTPAIQANIPEVMSFYGPVNAKAFDVRKFSPDVLSKANSSPQNRAAQVPMDGAYWGKDQNLQKGNESLRSLISQ